The segment CCAAGAGAATCTCTGATCGCAGATTTGATTGCAGAAGAGGAAATACAAGAACGTCAAGCCCAACGATCGAACCTCAACCAAGTCTTAGAAACCGCGATCGCACAGCTAGACGAAGAACTGCGCTCAATTTTGCGCTTGTACTATGCCGAAAATTGTACGCAGCAGCAAATGGCAACTCGTCTAAACATCAAGCAATACACGATTTCTCGCCGCCTCACCAAAGCCAAAGAACTCCTCCTCAAGAGCCTTGCTACCTGGAGTCAAGAAACACTGCATATTTCCCTCACCCCTGCCCTACTTCAAAGCATGAGTGCCGTCCTTGAAGACTGGCTACAAACCCACTACAAAAACCTGGAGAACTAGCCATGTCTCTCGATCTCTTTCTCGAAACTGACCCGACCCGACTCTGGCAACCCAATTGGACAGCCTATCTCAATCAACTTTGTTTGAGTGCTCTACTTCCCTGGTTTCAATCCGAAACGCCCAGTGCTAGAACCTGGGTCAACGCCAACGCACTTTCTAGCTTTTGGGAATTCGTAAATGGAACAGCTTTCACCGTCAACGGATTGCGATTCGTTGTGATTCCCACTGAATCGATCGACCATGATGAACTTCGCATTCCGCAAGAATGGATTGATTTACCCACTTGGGCAGGCGATTACTATTTAGCGGCACAAGTTGAACCAGACGAAGGGCGCGTCAGCGTTTGGGGCTATGCGACTCACCATACTGTTAAAACGCAAGGACACTTAGATTTCAACGATCGTACGTATTGCCTCACCTCAGATCAACTTGCCAATCCTGAACTGATTTGGCTCACTTCAGAACTTTGTCAGCCCCAACTTCGAGCCGAGCTTGCAGCACTACCTGCATTGTCGATCGAACAAGCAAACAATCTCATCACTCGGTTGAGCAATCCTGAGTTACTTTCTCCACGCTTAGCAGTTCCCTTTCAGACGTGGGGAGCATTGATCGAGCATGGCGGCTGGCGGCAACGGTTATATCAATCGCGCCAAGGACTGATTCAGCCTTCGATTCTAGAATGGCTACAGTCTGGCGTTTCTCAACTCTTCAACTGGGAACGGCTCGAACTCCAACCCGGATATGCAGCAGCCCGAAGTGCAGATCTGACAGCACCAACGAATGTTTTATCTCGGGTGCTAGAAATCGCCGGACAGCAATATGAGTTACAAGTCATTCCGCAAGCGGATCAGACTTGGCGATTTGAACTGCACAACCTTTCACCCGGTGGAATGGTTCCAGGTGGCTTTAAGCTGCGTTTACTCACAGAAGATTTGCAGAGCTTTGAAGGCAATGAAGCGATCGCGCAAACAAGCGTTGAATCGCTCTCGATCGAAGTCGCGCTAGACCCTGGAGAAGGCATTGTCTGGGAGACTGAGCCGCTGAGTGAAGGCTACGATCGAGAAATCCTCCGCTTTTAATCGTGTTCTGAGACCCCCGAAATTTTGACAACTTCGGGGGTCTTTTTCAACCCAAAAATAAGTCCGCCAAATTGGCTACATATACAGCAAGAATTCCCCCATCCCAGAAATTCAGCAGATACCTTATATACATAGCAACTCAAACAGCAGTTGCTACTCTCAAAAAAAACATTCAACCACAACGGAGACCATCATGATTATCAACGAATTGACCTATCAAGAAATCGCAACCGAAGCTAACGAACTCGAAGGCGGAGTTGACTTCTCTCTCAACTACACTCAATTTCAACAACACACAACTTTGATGCAAACAGGTTCCACATCTGGTCCTGGCGGAAGTACTTCCTTTGCAACCGGTGGTAGCTTGCAAATTGATACGTCCGGCTTTGGCGGGATTGTTCTAGGTCTTTAATTCACTGCCCGATAAGTTCACACCCTTGCCTGATGTGAACTTGTGAAACTCCATGCTCCCAAACTCTCGAACTCCGATTTCTCTGAAGAGATCGGAGTTCTAACTCCCTCTATCTCTAGCCAAGGAGCGATTTTATGATCATTTCAGATATCGACTATACAGAAGACGCGATCGCAGAACATTCCACCACGATTCAAGGAGGTCGCCGTCGCAAAAAACGACAAAGTAATCTCTCTCTCTTCTCGTTATTTCAACCCCTTCTACAATCCCTAAATATCAATCCTGCAGCCTCAGCTACCATTGCCAATCTCGGTGGCAATTCCATCGGCAATACTGCAATTTCAACCAATATTTCGATGCCTATCTTCATTGTGATCAACCAATTTGGGGACGGACAAATTTTTTGGTAATACGCGCAAAGGACTAAGAAAATGACTAGCTTTAAGGGGGAAACGATTCACTCAGAAACCATCATTGCAACGCTAAAAAAAACTTTGCAACTGAAAGAAATTTGCCGCAACATCTCTTACCAGAAAATCATTGATCAAGCGATCGAGTCGCGTGAGATCACCGTCACTCCTGAAGAAATCCAAGCGGAAGCAGACCACATTCGCTATGAAAATCGGCTCTTCCGCTCGGCTGATACCTTCGCGTGGCTCAATGATCAACTCGTGACGCCTGAAGAATGGGAAGCAGGCATTCGCGATCGCTTGCTGACTAAAAAACTCGCTCAAACTTTATTTGCAAAAGAAGCCGATCGCTTTTTCACAGAAAATCAGCGCGAATTCGATCAAGTGCTGCTTTACCGGATTGTGGTTCCGTATCAGCAACTTGCTCAAGAGATTGCCTATCAAATCCAAGAAGACGAAATCAGCTTTTATGAAGCTGCCCATCTGTATGATTCAGATGATCAGCGTCGATTTCAATGTGGGTATGAAGGCAAGCTCTACCGTTGGAACCTCAAACCCGAACTTTCTGCACTCGTCTTTAGTGCGACTCCAGGACAGGTGATTGGTCCGATCGAGATGGATCAAGCCAGTCATTTACTGCTCGTCGAAGAGTTCATTCCAGCCGAGTTTACTCCTGAGCGTCAGCAAGAAATCCTCGATCGTATGTTCAATGAATGGTTAACCACCGAATTGAACTATCTGATCCATACCTAAGCACAGCTTAGCAAGGGACAAAGTTCCAGCCCAAAGCCTGAGCGACTTGCTTCGCAAGTACCATCGGCTCGAATGGTTTTGCGATCGCAGCTTTAATTCCGAGTTCTTCGTAGTACTGATAGTCGCTCACTTGAGCTTTAGCTGTGAAGAACATAACTGGAATGTGCTGAGTAGCAGGATTTTCCCGCAGCCGATTAAATGTTGCAATACCATCCATATCTGGCATCATCACATCGAGCAAAATCGCATCCGGCTGCTCAAGTTCCGCGGTTTGAATCCCTTCTAAGCCAGAACTTGCGGTCAGCACATCCCAGCCTGCAACAGTTTCAAGGCAGATCTTTGTCACTTCTTGAATGTACTCTTCGTTATCCACGACTAAGATGCGTTTTCTCATGTGCTTGAAGTTTCTAAACGAGAGACAGGTTCTCCATCTTCTATTTTCCTCGTTTGTGCTGTCAAAAAAAGCGATCAACCATCAGAAGATCAACTCACTAGAAGATGATTCGGCTTGTCAGAACGATGATGTTGAATGACTTTTGCAAAATGAGAGATCGGCTGAAGCGCTGCACTTCGCCCAGAGTGAATCACAAAAGGTTTTAATCCAGCAGGTTCTAGTATAGGAGAAGAGACTGTGGTCGCAGGATCATCCATCTCAAGATTAGGCATTTCTGCCCAGCAGGAGCGACAGAACCAATACAAAGATCCGCGTCGAATATGGCGGAGAAGTCGATCTGAGCAGCAAGGACAATTAGACATTTTTTATCTCGGATATAGAATCGAAATCCTGTCGGAATGAGAAATAGGGTCAGCAGAGGTATTAAGTTCAACACTATGCCTCAAAATTGAGGAATTGATGAGGAAATGAGCAGGCATCCCCTTCTAGTCACAATTCGATACCTTTCGTAAGATTACGAGTCGAATTTGACGGCAAGTTTCCAGATTTACAGGTAGTTCACAACCATTCATCAGAAAACCCCTCTCTGCTTCCCACTCCCCACCTTCCGACTCCATACGATATTGTTAACTAATATTTCTAAAACGCTAAGATCAATGATTGCTGCTGTCTCGCTTCAAAATGTGCATAAGCTTTACAACAAAGTTCCAGTCGTGAATGGGCTTTCGTTTGAAATTCAAGCAGGAGAGATGTTTGGATTGCTCGGACCGAACGGTGCAGGAAAATCAACCACAATTCGGATGTTAACCACGTTGACCAAGCCTTCAGATGGTCAGATTCAAGTTGCTGGATATGATGTGGCTCGTCAGCGATCGCTGGTGAAGTCCCGTATCGGAGTTGTCCTTCAGCAAATTAGTATCGACAGTGATCTAACCGTCTGGGAAAACATGGAATACCACGGGCGCTTACATCACATTCCCAATCCAGTCCGCCAGCAAGAGATTGATCAGGCATTGGAATATGTGGAACTCAACGATCGCAGAAATGATCCGGCAAAAACGCTTTCTGGCGGGATGAAGCGCCGTCTCCAAATTGCACGCGCTTTACTCCATCGACCTGAAATTCTGTTCCTGGATGAACCGACCGTTGGACTTGATCCACAAACGCGTCGCCGCTTGTGGGAAATTATCCGCGATTTGAACAAGCAAGGAATGACAATCCTTCTGACCACTCACTATATGGATGAAGTGGAATATTTGTGCGATCGCATTGGCATCATGGACAGCGGCA is part of the Leptolyngbya boryana PCC 6306 genome and harbors:
- a CDS encoding DUF1822 family protein, which gives rise to MSLDLFLETDPTRLWQPNWTAYLNQLCLSALLPWFQSETPSARTWVNANALSSFWEFVNGTAFTVNGLRFVVIPTESIDHDELRIPQEWIDLPTWAGDYYLAAQVEPDEGRVSVWGYATHHTVKTQGHLDFNDRTYCLTSDQLANPELIWLTSELCQPQLRAELAALPALSIEQANNLITRLSNPELLSPRLAVPFQTWGALIEHGGWRQRLYQSRQGLIQPSILEWLQSGVSQLFNWERLELQPGYAAARSADLTAPTNVLSRVLEIAGQQYELQVIPQADQTWRFELHNLSPGGMVPGGFKLRLLTEDLQSFEGNEAIAQTSVESLSIEVALDPGEGIVWETEPLSEGYDREILRF
- a CDS encoding CTB family bacteriocin, encoding MIINELTYQEIATEANELEGGVDFSLNYTQFQQHTTLMQTGSTSGPGGSTSFATGGSLQIDTSGFGGIVLGL
- a CDS encoding peptidylprolyl isomerase, with product MTSFKGETIHSETIIATLKKTLQLKEICRNISYQKIIDQAIESREITVTPEEIQAEADHIRYENRLFRSADTFAWLNDQLVTPEEWEAGIRDRLLTKKLAQTLFAKEADRFFTENQREFDQVLLYRIVVPYQQLAQEIAYQIQEDEISFYEAAHLYDSDDQRRFQCGYEGKLYRWNLKPELSALVFSATPGQVIGPIEMDQASHLLLVEEFIPAEFTPERQQEILDRMFNEWLTTELNYLIHT
- a CDS encoding response regulator produces the protein MRKRILVVDNEEYIQEVTKICLETVAGWDVLTASSGLEGIQTAELEQPDAILLDVMMPDMDGIATFNRLRENPATQHIPVMFFTAKAQVSDYQYYEELGIKAAIAKPFEPMVLAKQVAQALGWNFVPC
- the ccmA gene encoding heme ABC exporter ATP-binding protein CcmA, coding for MIAAVSLQNVHKLYNKVPVVNGLSFEIQAGEMFGLLGPNGAGKSTTIRMLTTLTKPSDGQIQVAGYDVARQRSLVKSRIGVVLQQISIDSDLTVWENMEYHGRLHHIPNPVRQQEIDQALEYVELNDRRNDPAKTLSGGMKRRLQIARALLHRPEILFLDEPTVGLDPQTRRRLWEIIRDLNKQGMTILLTTHYMDEVEYLCDRIGIMDSGKLISLGTLEELRQQHGKGIVMKQASDSWDYKFFPTVEDANQFLDQQPDKTGMMVRPSNLEDIFVELTGRNLD